The following coding sequences lie in one Capsicum annuum cultivar UCD-10X-F1 chromosome 5, UCD10Xv1.1, whole genome shotgun sequence genomic window:
- the LOC107872120 gene encoding uncharacterized protein LOC107872120, with amino-acid sequence MADIAFTQNDFKGWNKTLERFGNHIGEVNSIYNKCVNMMIDLMNQSQSIRISFDKHSEKEKIESRRRLSASIDVVRFLLRLGLSFCGHDESVSSTNRDIVDVCAKETIKVIMEDLDGDYFRILVDESTDISHKEQMALVLRYVDKKCEVIGRFVGVVHISDTSARSLEESIYSFLLDHSLSPYKICGQGYDGAITNVLNIFGASYKYRNLLRQHQAAKLEELIISGEVHTGRELNQECGLQWPCDTRWGSHWKTLENFINIFSSILYMLGFALRECPNYLDRLIAETLENTIKEFDFAFMLHLMLKVLMIANHLNSLLQKMDQDIFNDLKLLNTAKQELQRTRDSGWRSLLDDVFFL; translated from the exons ATGGCAGATATTGCTTTTACACAAAATGACTTTAAGGGTTGGAATAAGACTTTGGAGAGATTCGGAAATCATATTGGAGAGGTTAATAGCATTTACAACAAGTGTGTCAACATGATGATTGACTTGATGAATCAATCACAATCAATTCGCATATCTTTTGACAAGCATTCcgagaaagaaaaaattgaatctcGTCGTCGCTTGAGTGCTTCAATTGATGTAGTAAGGTTTCTTTTGAGATTGGGATTGTCATTTTGTGGTCATGATGAAAGTGTATCATCTACAAATAGAG atattgtTGATGTTTGTGCAAAAGAAACAATCAAGGTTATCATGGAAGACTTAGATGGTGATTATTTCAGGATACTAGTTGATGAATCAACAGATATATCACATAAGGAGCAAATGGCTCTTGTTCTGCGATATGTTGACAAAAAATGTGAAGTGATAGGACGATTTGTTGGTGTTGTCCATATTAGTGATACCTCTGCACGGTCATTGGAGGAGTCaatctattcttttcttttagatcACTCACTAAGTCCGTACAAAATTTGTGGACAAGGTTATGATGGTGCAA ttaCTAATGTGTTGAATATTTTTGGAGCATCTTATAAGTACAGGAATTTGCTCAGACAACATCAAGCTGCAAAGTTAGAGGAATTGATCATTTCTGGTGAAGTGCACACAGGACGGGAACTAAATCAAGAATGCGGACTTCAATGGCCATGTGATACTCGTTGGGGTTCTCACTGGAAGACATTAGAGAACTTCATTAacatattttcatcaattctttatATGCTTGGATTTGCTTTACGTGAGTGCCCAAATTATCTTGATAGACTTATAGCTGAAACTCTTGAGAATACGATTAAGGAGTTTGATTTTGCTTTTATGTTACACTTGATGTTGAAAGTTCTAATGATAGCAAATCATTTGAACTCCTTATTACAAAAGATGGATCAAGATATTTTCAATGATCTGAAACTACTCAATACTGCAAAGCAAGAGTTGCAAAGGACGAGAGATAGTGGATGGAGATCATTACTAGATGATGTCTTTTTTTTGTGA